The Coffea arabica cultivar ET-39 chromosome 9e, Coffea Arabica ET-39 HiFi, whole genome shotgun sequence genome has a window encoding:
- the LOC140014470 gene encoding replication protein A 70 kDa DNA-binding subunit B-like isoform X1 — MGIYPGLSVVLSLVTCRVSRSLQLSLMMTLLLLMAVFCHLGSITYQMQRSVKFLNLWELACIHFTGVSTRELLSKKLLAQGSWSFLSILNVMGVVIHALPPRDVYFEGSKRHGRDYIIVDQCKRPVVLTLWDDYKVIEGHVINESMASIPIIIAMRLRVTKHNYLSLSTQPSSVIIVAPNVLEARHLDDWSNANISKLVRMVFDDMAYLDPCILLPPVRDATFTPIYNVISQATSVSVRDQGTFWIKGRVEIAWPLAHFWHMACPHCYEPYEFSSTLGIICLSCGQGMHEFPRAWVRLTVFDNTGYVNVIALGPEAENLIGLSVANMYRVSDHQTFEISKRVSH, encoded by the exons ATGGGGATTTATCCAGGTCTTTCCGTCGTTTTGAGTTTGGTGACTTGCAG GGTATCAAGGTCTCTGCAGTTGTCTTTGATGATGACATTGCTATTGTTGATGGCCGTCTTTTGCCATTTAGGAAGTATTACATATCAAATGCAGAGGTCCGTGAAATTCCTGAACTTGTGGGAGCTGGCCTGTATTCATTTTACTGGGGTATCAACGAGGGAACTACTATCGAAGAAACTGTTGGCTCAGGGGAGTTGGTCCTTCCTTTCTATTTTGA ATGTCATGGGAGTTGTTATCCATGCATTGCCTCCACGGGATGTGTATTTTGAAGGGAGTAAGCGACATGGAAGAGATTATATTATAGTGGACCAATG TAAACGCCCAGTGGTGTTGACTTTGTGGGATGATTATAAGGTTATTGAGGGCCATGTTATTAATGAATCAATGGCGTCCATACCGATTATTATTGCTATGAGGCTCAGGGTTACCAAACATAATT ACTTGTCACTGTCAACTCAGCCATCATCTGTTATCATTGTTGCTCCTAATGTTCTTGAAGCAAGACATCTTGATGATTG GTCTAATGCTAATATATCAAAGCTGGTTCGTATGGTTTTTGATGATATGGCCTACCTTGATCCATGCATTTTGTTGCCCCCTGTTCGTGACGCGACGTTCACACCGATCTATAATGTTATATCCCAGGCTACATCTGTTAGTGTCAGG gaCCAGGGGACTTTTTGGATTAAGGGTCGTGTTGAAATTGCATGGCCTTTGGCTCATTTTTGGCATATGGCCTGTCCCCATTGTTATGAGCCCTATGAATTTTCGTCAACTTTGGGGATCATATGCCTAAGTTGTGGTCAAGGAATGCATGAGTTCCCTAG GGCATGGGTTCGGCTTACTGTGTTCGACAATACTGGTTATGTGAATGTTATTGCCTTGGGTCCAGAAGCTGAGAACCTTATCGGCCTAAGTGTTGCTAATATGTATCGTGTTTCTGACCATCAG ACTTTTGAGATCTCCAAGCGTGTGTCTCATTAG
- the LOC140014470 gene encoding replication protein A 70 kDa DNA-binding subunit B-like isoform X2 has protein sequence MGIYPGLSVVLSLVTCRVSRSLQLSLMMTLLLLMAVFCHLGSITYQMQRSVKFLNLWELACIHFTGVSTRELLSKKLLAQGSWSFLSILNVMGVVIHALPPRDVYFEGSKRHGRDYIIVDQCKRPVVLTLWDDYKVIEGHVINESMASIPIIIAMRLRVTKHNYLSLSTQPSSVIIVAPNVLEARHLDDWSNANISKLVRMVFDDMAYLDPCILLPPVRDATFTPIYNVISQATSDQGTFWIKGRVEIAWPLAHFWHMACPHCYEPYEFSSTLGIICLSCGQGMHEFPRAWVRLTVFDNTGYVNVIALGPEAENLIGLSVANMYRVSDHQTFEISKRVSH, from the exons ATGGGGATTTATCCAGGTCTTTCCGTCGTTTTGAGTTTGGTGACTTGCAG GGTATCAAGGTCTCTGCAGTTGTCTTTGATGATGACATTGCTATTGTTGATGGCCGTCTTTTGCCATTTAGGAAGTATTACATATCAAATGCAGAGGTCCGTGAAATTCCTGAACTTGTGGGAGCTGGCCTGTATTCATTTTACTGGGGTATCAACGAGGGAACTACTATCGAAGAAACTGTTGGCTCAGGGGAGTTGGTCCTTCCTTTCTATTTTGA ATGTCATGGGAGTTGTTATCCATGCATTGCCTCCACGGGATGTGTATTTTGAAGGGAGTAAGCGACATGGAAGAGATTATATTATAGTGGACCAATG TAAACGCCCAGTGGTGTTGACTTTGTGGGATGATTATAAGGTTATTGAGGGCCATGTTATTAATGAATCAATGGCGTCCATACCGATTATTATTGCTATGAGGCTCAGGGTTACCAAACATAATT ACTTGTCACTGTCAACTCAGCCATCATCTGTTATCATTGTTGCTCCTAATGTTCTTGAAGCAAGACATCTTGATGATTG GTCTAATGCTAATATATCAAAGCTGGTTCGTATGGTTTTTGATGATATGGCCTACCTTGATCCATGCATTTTGTTGCCCCCTGTTCGTGACGCGACGTTCACACCGATCTATAATGTTATATCCCAGGCTACATCT gaCCAGGGGACTTTTTGGATTAAGGGTCGTGTTGAAATTGCATGGCCTTTGGCTCATTTTTGGCATATGGCCTGTCCCCATTGTTATGAGCCCTATGAATTTTCGTCAACTTTGGGGATCATATGCCTAAGTTGTGGTCAAGGAATGCATGAGTTCCCTAG GGCATGGGTTCGGCTTACTGTGTTCGACAATACTGGTTATGTGAATGTTATTGCCTTGGGTCCAGAAGCTGAGAACCTTATCGGCCTAAGTGTTGCTAATATGTATCGTGTTTCTGACCATCAG ACTTTTGAGATCTCCAAGCGTGTGTCTCATTAG